A window of Clostridium taeniosporum genomic DNA:
TTCAATTTCCTGTTCATCCCTTTGATAATTAGCTATTATCATTATATTTTTATCTTCTCCTTTTCTATAAAAAGCAAATATATTATCATACTCTTCTAATATTGGTTTAAATTCACCATATATTATTGCATCTTTAAACTCATCAGATTTTCTTAAATTTATAAGTTTTTTGTAAAATGTAAATACAGAATTTTCATCATTAATTTGTGATTCTGCATTGATTAACTTATAGTTTTCATTAACTTTAAGCCACGGTTCTCCATCTGTAAATCCTGCATTTTTGCTATCATTCCAATGAAATGGTGTTCTAGCATTATCTCTACTATATTTATTTATAATTTCAAATGCTTCTTCTTCTCTAAATCCATGATTAATTGCCACATTATATTGGTCTATTGTTGATATATCATCAATTTCTTCTATTGAATTAAATTTATTATTTGTCATTCCAATTTCTTGTCCTTGATAAATAAAAGGAATTCCTCTTAGCATAAGTGATATAGCAGCTAACATCTTTTTGCTATAATCATTACAATCTTCAACAGGAATATATCTGCTTACTCCTCTTGGTTCATCATGATTTTCAATAATATTAGCTTTAAACCCTATCTTAGAAGCTTTTATTTGACTATCAAAAATTACTTTTCTTAATTCATTTGGAGTAAAATCCGTATAACCATACCATCCTTTTTCATTTTCGCCTAATATATTCATACTAAAATCAAACATAGAAGAAAAATAACCATCTTTTCCTATAAATTTATAAAGCTCGCCTTCTTTTTCATTAAATACTTCTCCAACAGTAAAGGCATCAAACTTATCAAAAGTTTCTCTTTTTAATTCATTAAGCATATCGCCAACACCTTCAGCTGCATTTAACATATTATAAAGACTGCAAAGACCATCTTCTCTATCAGCTGGGAAATCTTTAAATCTTAAGTCTTTCTTTATATTAATAATTGCATCAATTCTAAATCCTGATAATCCTTTTTCAAGCCACCAATTAATCATAT
This region includes:
- a CDS encoding alpha-glucosidase, which codes for MIKKWWHDKVAYQIYPKSFNDSNGDGIGDLRGIINKLDYLKELGIDIIWISPVYCSPMVDQGYDISDYYNIDPRFGTMEDMDELLKEAKSRNMHILMDLVVNHCSDQHEWFKKAIADPDGEYADYFYFREGKDGNPPCNWRSYFGGSVWEKIPNSDKYYLHLFAKEQPDLNWENPKLKRKLYDMINWWLEKGLSGFRIDAIINIKKDLRFKDFPADREDGLCSLYNMLNAAEGVGDMLNELKRETFDKFDAFTVGEVFNEKEGELYKFIGKDGYFSSMFDFSMNILGENEKGWYGYTDFTPNELRKVIFDSQIKASKIGFKANIIENHDEPRGVSRYIPVEDCNDYSKKMLAAISLMLRGIPFIYQGQEIGMTNNKFNSIEEIDDISTIDQYNVAINHGFREEEAFEIINKYSRDNARTPFHWNDSKNAGFTDGEPWLKVNENYKLINAESQINDENSVFTFYKKLINLRKSDEFKDAIIYGEFKPILEEYDNIFAFYRKGEDKNIMIIANYQRDEQEIEMPSYKNVLINNYETVNAEENKLKLQGYQVLILEI